In a genomic window of Bradyrhizobium ontarionense:
- a CDS encoding class I SAM-dependent methyltransferase: MDKAEFDRFADAYEDQHRANIAVTGEGPEYFAEYKIERLRQIVDRNRIDVSQICDFGSGIGNSIPFFRRYFPDAALTSSDVSERSLALGRQRHPGGGESMLIENDRIPCESDRFDVVFSACVFHHIAHHEHVAWLRELHRITRRGGLIAVFEHNPLNPLTVHAVNTCPFDENAELIFPRTLARRLGTAGWSAPQIQYGLFFPRALAWLRPLEAMLGWLPFGAQYVALARKC, translated from the coding sequence ATGGACAAGGCTGAATTTGACCGCTTCGCCGACGCTTACGAGGATCAGCACCGCGCGAACATCGCGGTGACCGGAGAAGGCCCGGAGTATTTCGCGGAATACAAGATCGAGCGGCTCCGGCAGATCGTCGATCGCAACCGGATCGACGTGTCGCAGATCTGCGATTTCGGCTCAGGAATCGGCAACTCAATTCCCTTCTTCCGGCGGTACTTTCCCGACGCGGCACTGACCTCGTCCGACGTCTCGGAACGCAGTCTCGCACTGGGGCGGCAACGTCATCCCGGCGGCGGCGAAAGCATGCTGATCGAGAACGACCGCATACCCTGCGAATCCGACCGGTTCGACGTGGTGTTCTCCGCCTGCGTGTTCCACCACATCGCGCATCACGAGCACGTCGCGTGGCTGCGCGAGCTGCACCGGATCACGCGTCGCGGCGGCCTGATCGCCGTATTCGAGCACAATCCGCTGAACCCGCTCACGGTTCACGCCGTCAACACCTGCCCATTCGATGAGAATGCAGAGCTGATCTTTCCGCGCACTCTGGCGCGGCGCCTGGGGACCGCAGGGTGGAGCGCGCCGCAAATCCAGTACGGTCTGTTTTTTCCGCGCGCGCTCGCCTGGCTGCGGCCTCTCGAAGCGATGCTCGGCTGGCTGCCGTTCGGGGCGCAATACGTCGCGTTGGCGCGCAAGTGCTAG
- a CDS encoding class I SAM-dependent methyltransferase codes for MPLHTSVRASKKPLRLDDEVRFLRSWIEKPLHMGAVMPSGRLLARTMAKYVDPHGTGPVVELGPGTGAITNALVEHGVDQKRLVLVEYNPSFCALLRDRYPQAKVVQGDAYRLRDTLWNVLSAPASAVVSGLPLVTKPMLTRMKLVRDAFAAMSPGAPFVQFTYSVVPPIPKSLPGVTTEASERIWMNLPPARVWVYRKR; via the coding sequence ATGCCCCTTCATACGTCCGTGCGTGCGTCGAAAAAGCCTCTTCGTCTGGATGACGAGGTGCGTTTTCTTCGCTCATGGATTGAAAAACCGCTGCATATGGGCGCTGTCATGCCGTCGGGCCGGCTGCTGGCCCGCACCATGGCGAAATATGTCGATCCGCACGGGACCGGGCCGGTCGTCGAGCTCGGGCCCGGCACTGGCGCGATCACCAATGCGCTGGTCGAGCATGGGGTCGATCAGAAACGGCTCGTCCTGGTCGAGTACAATCCAAGCTTCTGTGCCCTGCTGCGCGACCGCTATCCGCAGGCCAAAGTGGTTCAGGGTGATGCCTACCGGCTCCGCGACACGCTCTGGAACGTCCTGAGCGCGCCGGCCTCGGCCGTCGTATCCGGCCTGCCGCTCGTGACCAAGCCGATGCTGACGCGGATGAAGCTGGTGCGTGATGCCTTTGCGGCGATGTCTCCTGGCGCTCCCTTCGTGCAGTTCACCTACTCGGTCGTGCCGCCGATCCCGAAGTCGCTGCCCGGCGTCACCACCGAAGCCTCCGAGCGGATCTGGATGAACCTTCCGCCGGCCCGCGTCTGGGTGTATCGCAAGCGCTGA
- the rdgB gene encoding RdgB/HAM1 family non-canonical purine NTP pyrophosphatase, with amino-acid sequence MSNPHRKLTGRIVIATHNPGKLAEMRELLAPHGVEAISAGELGLGEPDETGDTFHSNARIKAVAAAEAAQLPAFADDSGIVVHALDGAPGIYSARWAGPDKDFTAAMTRIERLLQERGATEPDKRGAHFVSALCVAWPDRHVEEVEARVDGTLVWPPRGNAGFGYDPMFLPDGHIRTFGEMTSIEKHGLPPLGLGLSHRARAFVKLAEICLDQR; translated from the coding sequence GTGAGCAATCCGCACCGCAAGCTCACCGGTCGCATCGTCATCGCGACCCACAATCCCGGCAAGCTTGCCGAAATGCGCGAGCTGCTGGCGCCCCACGGCGTCGAGGCGATCTCAGCCGGCGAGCTCGGGCTCGGCGAGCCCGACGAGACCGGCGACACCTTTCACAGCAATGCCCGCATCAAGGCGGTGGCGGCTGCAGAGGCGGCGCAGCTGCCGGCCTTCGCCGACGATTCAGGAATTGTCGTCCACGCGCTCGACGGCGCACCGGGGATCTATTCGGCCCGCTGGGCCGGCCCGGACAAGGATTTCACCGCGGCGATGACCCGCATCGAGCGTCTGCTGCAGGAGCGCGGCGCAACGGAACCGGACAAGCGCGGCGCACATTTCGTCTCGGCGCTGTGCGTGGCCTGGCCGGACCGCCATGTCGAGGAGGTCGAGGCGCGCGTCGACGGCACTTTGGTTTGGCCGCCGCGCGGCAATGCCGGCTTCGGCTACGACCCGATGTTCCTGCCGGATGGTCACATCAGAACTTTCGGCGAGATGACCAGCATCGAGAAGCACGGCCTGCCGCCGCTCGGCCTCGGCCTGTCGCATCGGGCGCGCGCCTTCGTGAAGCTCGCGGAGATCTGCCTTGACCAGCGCTGA
- the hrcA gene encoding heat-inducible transcriptional repressor HrcA — translation MAHHDPINLMTPPAGLAQLNERSREIFRQIVESYLATGEPVGSRNLSRLIAVPLSPASVRNVMADLEQLGLIYAPHTSAGRLPTEAGLRFFVDALMQIGDMTEAERQAIQSQLASVGRAQSVEAALDEALTRLSGLTRAAAVVLTAKSNTRLKHIEFVRLEPERALVVLVGEDGQVENRVLALPPGVPSSALTEASNFLNARIRGRTLAEARLELETALAHDRAELDQLTQKVIAAGVASWSGGDSDDRQLIVRGHANLLEDLHALEDLERVRRLFDDLETKRGVVDLLGRAESAEGVRIFIGSENKLFSLSGSSTIVSPYSDATGRIVGVLGVIGPTRLNYARVIPTVDYAARLVSRLLGG, via the coding sequence GTGGCCCACCACGATCCGATCAATCTGATGACACCACCGGCAGGCCTGGCGCAGCTCAACGAGCGATCGCGCGAGATTTTCCGTCAGATCGTCGAAAGCTACCTGGCGACCGGCGAGCCGGTCGGGTCGCGCAACCTCTCGCGGCTGATCGCGGTTCCGCTGTCGCCGGCTTCGGTGCGCAACGTGATGGCCGATCTGGAGCAGCTCGGCCTGATCTATGCGCCGCATACCTCGGCGGGACGGCTGCCGACCGAGGCCGGGCTGCGGTTTTTTGTCGACGCGCTGATGCAGATCGGCGACATGACCGAAGCGGAGCGGCAGGCGATCCAGAGCCAGCTCGCGTCCGTCGGGCGCGCGCAGTCGGTCGAGGCGGCGCTGGACGAGGCGCTGACGCGGCTGTCGGGTCTCACCCGCGCCGCGGCGGTGGTCCTGACGGCCAAATCCAACACCCGATTGAAGCATATCGAGTTCGTGCGGCTGGAGCCCGAGCGTGCGCTGGTCGTGCTGGTCGGCGAGGACGGACAGGTCGAAAACCGGGTCCTGGCCCTGCCGCCGGGCGTGCCATCCTCGGCGCTGACCGAGGCGTCGAATTTCCTCAATGCCCGGATCCGGGGGCGGACGCTGGCCGAAGCGCGGCTCGAGCTCGAGACGGCGCTGGCGCATGATCGTGCCGAGCTCGATCAGCTGACGCAGAAGGTGATCGCCGCTGGGGTCGCGAGCTGGTCCGGCGGTGACAGCGACGATCGTCAGCTCATCGTGCGCGGCCACGCCAACCTGCTGGAGGATCTGCATGCGCTTGAGGACCTCGAACGGGTCAGGCGGCTCTTCGACGATCTCGAGACCAAACGCGGCGTCGTCGACCTTCTCGGGCGTGCAGAGAGCGCCGAAGGGGTCCGCATCTTCATCGGCTCCGAGAACAAGCTGTTCTCGCTGTCGGGGTCGTCGACGATCGTTTCGCCCTATTCCGACGCCACCGGTCGCATCGTCGGTGTGCTCGGCGTCATCGGCCCGACCCGGCTGAATTACGCCCGTGTCATTCCGACGGTCGACTATGCCGCGCGCCTGGTCAGCCGTCTGCTGGGGGGCTGA
- a CDS encoding glycosyltransferase family 2 protein: protein MFVSIVVPCCNEEEGLREFHRQMTTAAGALCGQKFELILVDDGSTDNTWKVINELLAEDRNVVAVRLARNHGHQLALTAGLSIVRGDLVLVIDADLQDPPELLTPMYEMMAREGADVVYGQRRSRAGETHFKKWSAEAFYRLLARITRVHIPVDTGDFRLMSRRISDQLVQMPEHDRFIRGMVAWLGYKQVAYEYDRNPRFAGSTKYPLLKMISFAADALISFSMVPLRIATYVGALLTTGLTFVGIAAVISWIFSGTVPGWTSLTLLVVMISSVQLLVLGLIGEYVGRIYIQSKNRPLFLISQIHRRGRVPHLSTDSQDDTEKTPLKTLLARSGPEIRRSLYEETSS, encoded by the coding sequence ATGTTCGTCTCGATCGTTGTGCCCTGCTGCAACGAGGAAGAGGGCCTGCGCGAATTTCATCGCCAGATGACGACCGCCGCAGGCGCACTGTGCGGCCAGAAGTTCGAGCTGATTCTGGTCGATGACGGCTCTACCGACAACACCTGGAAGGTCATCAACGAGCTGCTCGCCGAGGACCGCAACGTCGTCGCCGTCCGGCTGGCGCGAAACCACGGCCATCAACTGGCCCTCACCGCCGGGCTGTCCATCGTGCGCGGCGATCTGGTTCTGGTGATCGACGCCGATCTGCAGGACCCCCCGGAGCTGCTGACGCCGATGTATGAGATGATGGCGCGGGAAGGCGCCGACGTCGTCTATGGTCAGCGCCGCAGCCGCGCCGGTGAGACCCACTTCAAGAAGTGGTCGGCCGAAGCCTTCTACCGTCTCCTCGCCAGGATCACGCGCGTCCATATCCCGGTCGATACCGGAGATTTCCGGTTGATGAGCCGTCGCATCTCGGACCAGCTGGTCCAGATGCCGGAGCATGATCGCTTCATCCGCGGGATGGTGGCCTGGCTCGGCTACAAGCAGGTCGCCTACGAATACGACCGCAATCCGCGCTTCGCCGGCAGCACCAAGTACCCGCTGTTGAAAATGATCAGCTTCGCCGCCGACGCGCTGATCAGCTTTTCGATGGTCCCGCTGCGGATCGCGACCTATGTCGGCGCGCTGCTGACGACCGGGCTCACCTTCGTCGGCATTGCCGCTGTCATCAGCTGGATTTTCTCCGGCACCGTGCCCGGCTGGACCAGCTTGACGCTGCTGGTCGTGATGATCTCGTCGGTTCAGCTTCTGGTGCTCGGCCTGATCGGCGAATATGTCGGCCGGATCTACATCCAGTCGAAGAACAGGCCGCTGTTTCTGATCTCGCAGATTCACCGGCGCGGCCGCGTGCCGCACTTGTCGACGGATTCGCAGGACGACACCGAGAAGACGCCGCTCAAGACGTTGCTGGCACGATCGGGACCCGAGATACGCCGCTCCCTTTACGAGGAGACGTCCTCATGA
- the rph gene encoding ribonuclease PH: MRPSRRAPDELRAVSLERGVVKYAEGSCLVKFGDTHVLVTATLEDRLPPWLKGQGRGWITAEYGMLPRATLERTRREASAGKQTGRTVEIQRLIGRSLRTAIDLEALGERQITVDCDVLQADGGTRTASITGAWVALADCITWMKTRNMIKTEVLRTNVAAISCGIYNGTPVLDLDYAEDSEAETDANFVMTGDGRIIEVQGTAEKTPFTEAEFLALMALARKGVARLVDLQKMAVA, translated from the coding sequence ATGCGGCCGAGCCGCCGTGCACCGGATGAACTGCGGGCCGTGAGCCTGGAACGCGGCGTCGTCAAATACGCCGAGGGCTCCTGTCTGGTGAAGTTCGGCGACACCCATGTTCTGGTCACCGCCACGCTGGAAGACCGGCTGCCGCCCTGGCTCAAGGGCCAGGGGCGCGGCTGGATCACGGCCGAATACGGCATGCTGCCCCGCGCCACCCTGGAACGGACCCGGCGCGAGGCCTCCGCCGGCAAGCAGACCGGCCGCACGGTCGAGATCCAGCGGCTGATCGGCCGCTCCCTGCGCACCGCGATCGACCTGGAAGCCCTCGGCGAGCGCCAGATCACGGTCGATTGCGACGTGCTCCAGGCTGATGGCGGCACCCGCACGGCGTCGATCACCGGGGCCTGGGTGGCGCTCGCCGATTGCATCACCTGGATGAAGACGCGCAACATGATCAAGACCGAGGTGCTGCGCACCAACGTCGCCGCGATCTCCTGCGGCATCTACAACGGTACGCCGGTGCTTGATCTCGATTACGCCGAGGATTCCGAGGCCGAGACCGACGCCAATTTCGTCATGACCGGCGACGGCCGCATCATCGAGGTGCAGGGCACGGCGGAGAAGACCCCGTTCACCGAGGCCGAGTTCCTGGCGCTGATGGCGCTGGCGCGCAAAGGCGTGGCCCGGCTGGTCGATCTGCAGAAGATGGCGGTCGCGTGA
- the dnaK gene encoding molecular chaperone DnaK → MGKVIGIDLGTTNSCVAVMDGKSSKVIENAEGMRTTPSIVAFSDDGERLVGQPAKRQAVTNPERTFFAVKRLIGRRYDDPMVEKDKGLVPYKIVKGGNGDAWVEADGKSYSPSQVSAFILQKMKETAEAHLGQKVDQAVITVPAYFNDAQRQATKDAGKIAGLEVLRIINEPTAAALAYGLDKTKAGTIAVYDLGGGTFDVSILEIGDGVFEVKSTNGDTFLGGEDFDMRLVSYLADEFQKEQGINLRNDKLALQRLKEAAEKAKIELSSTTQTEINLPFITADQSGPKHLTMKLTRAKFEALVSDLVEKTIEPCRKALKDAGLTAGEIGEVVLVGGMTRMPKIQEMVKQFFGKEPHKGVNPDEVVAIGAAIQAGVLQGDVKDVLLLDVTPLSLGIETLGGVFTRIIDRNTTIPTKKSQVFSTAEDNQNAVTIRVFQGEREMAADNKMLGQFDLMGIPPSPRGMPQIEVTFDIDANGIVNVSAKDKATGKEQQIRIQASGGLSEADINKMVKDAEANAAADKKRREAVDAKNHGDALIHSTEKALAEHGSKVGEPERRAIEDALSDLKEALKGDDAEAIKTKTNTLAQASMKLGEAMYKQQAESDAAHDAAKDDVVDAEFTEVDDDKKKSA, encoded by the coding sequence ATGGGAAAGGTCATCGGGATCGATCTCGGCACCACGAATTCGTGCGTGGCCGTTATGGACGGCAAATCGTCGAAGGTCATCGAGAACGCCGAGGGCATGCGCACGACGCCGTCGATCGTCGCTTTCAGTGACGATGGCGAACGTCTGGTCGGCCAGCCCGCCAAGCGTCAGGCCGTGACCAACCCCGAGCGGACCTTCTTCGCGGTCAAGCGCCTGATCGGTCGCCGCTACGACGATCCGATGGTCGAGAAGGACAAGGGTCTCGTTCCCTACAAGATCGTCAAGGGCGGCAACGGCGATGCCTGGGTCGAGGCCGACGGCAAGTCCTATTCGCCCTCGCAGGTCTCCGCCTTCATCCTGCAGAAGATGAAGGAGACCGCGGAAGCCCATCTCGGCCAGAAGGTCGATCAGGCCGTCATCACCGTCCCCGCCTATTTCAACGACGCCCAGCGTCAGGCCACCAAGGACGCCGGCAAGATCGCCGGTCTCGAGGTGCTGCGCATCATCAACGAGCCGACCGCGGCCGCGCTCGCCTATGGCCTCGACAAGACCAAGGCCGGCACCATCGCGGTGTACGACCTCGGCGGCGGCACCTTCGACGTCTCGATCCTGGAGATCGGCGACGGCGTGTTCGAGGTGAAGTCGACCAATGGCGACACCTTCCTCGGCGGTGAAGACTTCGACATGCGTCTGGTCAGCTACCTCGCCGACGAATTCCAGAAGGAGCAGGGCATCAACCTGCGCAACGACAAGCTCGCTTTGCAGCGCCTCAAGGAGGCCGCCGAAAAGGCCAAGATCGAGCTGTCGTCGACCACGCAGACCGAGATCAACCTGCCCTTCATCACGGCCGACCAGTCCGGCCCGAAGCATCTGACGATGAAGCTGACCCGCGCCAAGTTCGAGGCGCTGGTGTCCGACCTCGTCGAGAAGACCATCGAGCCGTGCCGCAAGGCGCTGAAGGATGCCGGCCTGACCGCCGGCGAGATCGGCGAAGTGGTGCTGGTCGGCGGCATGACCCGCATGCCGAAGATCCAGGAGATGGTGAAGCAGTTCTTCGGCAAGGAGCCGCATAAGGGCGTCAACCCCGACGAGGTGGTGGCGATCGGTGCGGCGATCCAGGCCGGCGTGCTGCAGGGCGACGTCAAGGACGTGCTGCTGCTCGACGTGACCCCGCTGTCGCTGGGCATCGAGACGCTGGGCGGCGTGTTCACCCGCATCATCGACCGTAACACGACGATCCCGACCAAGAAGAGCCAGGTGTTCTCGACCGCCGAGGACAACCAGAATGCGGTCACCATCCGGGTCTTCCAGGGAGAGCGCGAGATGGCGGCCGACAACAAGATGCTCGGCCAGTTCGACCTGATGGGCATTCCGCCGTCGCCGCGCGGCATGCCGCAGATCGAGGTGACGTTCGACATCGACGCCAACGGCATCGTCAACGTGTCGGCCAAGGACAAGGCCACCGGCAAGGAGCAGCAGATCCGCATCCAGGCCTCGGGCGGCCTGTCGGAAGCCGACATCAACAAGATGGTCAAGGATGCCGAAGCCAACGCTGCCGCGGACAAGAAACGCCGCGAGGCCGTCGACGCCAAGAACCATGGCGATGCGCTGATCCACTCGACCGAGAAGGCGCTGGCCGAGCATGGCTCCAAGGTGGGCGAACCCGAGCGCCGGGCGATCGAGGATGCCTTGAGCGACCTCAAGGAAGCGCTGAAGGGCGACGATGCCGAGGCCATCAAGACCAAGACCAACACGCTGGCGCAGGCCTCGATGAAGCTCGGCGAAGCCATGTACAAGCAGCAGGCCGAGAGCGACGCGGCCCACGATGCCGCCAAGGATGACGTGGTCGACGCGGAGTTTACCGAGGTCGACGACGACAAGAAGAAATCTGCTTAA
- a CDS encoding NADPH-dependent FMN reductase translates to MSALKILVIPGSIRAGSHNAKLAAAAAYQFVQAGVDVTRVSLADFPLPIYDGDLEALSGVPREAVNLKRMIGAHDGVLLVTPEYAASVPPLLGNAILWVSRVEEPQESRGAVFRSRPFAIAAASESRLGGSRALAALRLMLSACDATVIPNQLALAFADKAYNDMDRLRLPADIDALDALVRQLIETAQQTT, encoded by the coding sequence ATGTCCGCGCTGAAGATTCTCGTCATCCCCGGCTCGATCAGGGCCGGCTCGCACAACGCCAAGCTTGCCGCCGCCGCCGCCTATCAGTTCGTGCAGGCCGGCGTGGACGTCACGCGCGTCTCGCTCGCCGACTTCCCGCTGCCGATCTATGACGGCGACCTCGAGGCGCTGTCCGGCGTGCCGCGTGAGGCGGTCAATCTGAAACGCATGATCGGCGCGCATGATGGCGTGCTGCTCGTCACGCCCGAATACGCAGCGTCGGTGCCGCCGCTGCTCGGCAACGCGATTCTGTGGGTGTCGCGGGTCGAGGAGCCGCAGGAAAGCCGCGGCGCGGTGTTCCGCTCCAGGCCGTTCGCGATTGCCGCAGCCTCCGAGAGCCGTCTTGGCGGCTCGCGCGCGCTGGCTGCGCTGCGGCTGATGCTGTCGGCCTGCGATGCGACCGTCATCCCCAACCAGCTCGCGCTTGCCTTTGCCGACAAGGCCTACAACGACATGGACCGGCTCAGGCTGCCCGCCGACATCGACGCGCTCGATGCGCTGGTGCGGCAGCTGATCGAAACAGCGCAACAGACGACGTGA
- the pncA gene encoding bifunctional nicotinamidase/pyrazinamidase: MNRRQILRTLASSAFVATMASRARAAASIKPDDASALLVIDVQNCFLPGGSLAVKDGEQVVPVINKVAKAFSNVVLTQDWHTPAHVSFASTHPGKKPFELIDLAYGKQVLWPDHCVQGTDGAALSKDLAIPQAELILRKGFHNDVDSYSAFTEADGKTSTGLAAYLKARGIVRVFVAGLATDFCVAWTALDARKAGLETYVIEDACRGIDTQGSLAKAWTDMAAADVKRIKSEDIAA, from the coding sequence ATGAACCGACGGCAGATCCTTCGGACGCTTGCCAGTTCGGCGTTTGTGGCGACGATGGCCAGTCGCGCCCGCGCCGCCGCATCGATCAAGCCTGACGACGCTTCGGCGCTGCTCGTGATCGACGTGCAGAACTGCTTCCTGCCCGGCGGCAGTCTCGCCGTGAAAGACGGCGAGCAGGTCGTGCCGGTCATCAACAAGGTCGCGAAGGCCTTCAGCAACGTGGTGCTGACGCAGGACTGGCACACGCCGGCACACGTTTCGTTCGCGTCGACCCATCCCGGCAAGAAGCCGTTCGAGCTGATCGATCTCGCCTATGGCAAGCAGGTGCTGTGGCCGGATCATTGCGTGCAGGGCACCGACGGCGCGGCACTCTCCAAGGATCTCGCGATCCCGCAGGCCGAGCTTATTCTGCGCAAGGGCTTCCACAACGACGTCGACAGCTACTCGGCCTTCACTGAAGCCGACGGCAAGACCAGCACCGGGCTCGCGGCCTATCTGAAAGCACGCGGCATCGTCAGGGTGTTCGTTGCAGGACTGGCCACCGATTTTTGCGTCGCCTGGACTGCGCTCGACGCGCGCAAGGCCGGACTCGAGACCTATGTGATCGAGGATGCCTGCCGCGGCATCGACACTCAAGGCTCGCTGGCCAAGGCCTGGACGGACATGGCCGCGGCCGACGTCAAGCGGATCAAGTCCGAGGACATCGCCGCGTAG
- a CDS encoding class I SAM-dependent methyltransferase produces the protein MKAMLKHPALYQAYQNAGGFFGARIKAIRDYLTLRPGMRIIDIGCGPGYILRHLPEGIDYTGFDVDEAYIAHARRSFGHLGAFHCRHFDAAAARELAGADVVMMNGVLHHIADDELKTTLADIRDVLADDGVLFTLDGCYCDGQSRIAKWLLDNDRGNFIRDRDGYHHLLRSAFARVNLVIRDNYSRVPYTFAIGVSQK, from the coding sequence ATGAAGGCGATGCTGAAACATCCGGCGCTGTATCAGGCGTACCAGAACGCCGGCGGCTTCTTCGGCGCGCGGATCAAGGCGATCAGGGACTATCTGACGCTGCGCCCGGGAATGCGGATCATCGATATCGGATGCGGGCCCGGCTATATCCTGCGCCATCTGCCGGAAGGCATCGACTACACGGGCTTCGACGTCGACGAGGCCTATATCGCGCATGCCCGGCGATCGTTCGGCCATCTCGGGGCATTTCACTGCCGCCACTTCGACGCGGCCGCGGCTCGCGAGTTGGCCGGTGCCGATGTCGTCATGATGAACGGCGTCCTGCACCACATTGCCGATGACGAACTGAAAACCACCCTCGCCGATATCCGCGACGTCCTCGCAGATGATGGCGTTCTGTTCACCCTCGACGGTTGCTATTGCGATGGACAGTCACGCATCGCGAAATGGCTCCTCGACAACGATCGCGGCAACTTCATCCGCGACCGCGATGGCTATCATCACCTGCTGCGCAGCGCCTTCGCGCGCGTGAACCTCGTCATTCGCGACAACTACTCTCGTGTGCCCTATACGTTCGCGATCGGCGTGTCACAGAAATAA
- the grpE gene encoding nucleotide exchange factor GrpE — protein sequence MTDPDLQKNDPDNPAQASEPVVSKPYIMPDDPETGSAEALAKEAAEARDKMLRTLAEMENLRKRTAREVADARLYAITGFARDVLDIADNLQRALDAVPAETRANADAGLKALIEGVELTERSLLNTLEKNGVKKFDPTGQKFDPNFQQAMYEVPDPSVPSGTVVQVVQAGFMIGERILRPALVGVSKGGAKQAPAANNDQSNSAA from the coding sequence ATGACCGATCCCGACCTGCAGAAGAATGATCCGGACAACCCGGCGCAGGCCAGCGAACCCGTCGTCTCCAAACCGTACATCATGCCCGACGACCCCGAGACCGGCTCAGCTGAGGCTCTGGCCAAGGAAGCGGCCGAAGCGCGCGACAAGATGCTGCGCACGCTGGCGGAGATGGAGAATCTGCGCAAGCGCACCGCCCGCGAGGTGGCTGATGCGCGGCTGTACGCCATCACTGGCTTCGCACGCGACGTGCTCGACATTGCCGACAATCTGCAGCGCGCGCTCGACGCGGTGCCGGCCGAGACGCGTGCCAATGCCGATGCCGGTCTCAAGGCATTGATCGAGGGTGTCGAGCTCACCGAACGCTCGCTGCTCAACACGCTCGAGAAGAACGGCGTCAAGAAGTTCGATCCCACGGGGCAGAAGTTCGACCCCAACTTCCAGCAGGCGATGTACGAGGTCCCCGATCCGTCCGTTCCGTCCGGCACCGTGGTGCAGGTCGTGCAGGCCGGCTTCATGATCGGCGAGCGCATTCTGCGCCCGGCGCTGGTCGGCGTCTCCAAGGGTGGCGCCAAGCAGGCCCCGGCTGCGAACAACGATCAGTCGAACAGCGCGGCCTGA
- the dnaJ gene encoding molecular chaperone DnaJ, protein MSTKRCYYETLEVERDADETRLKAAFRKLAMKWHPDKNPGDASSEVKFKEINEAYEVLRDADKRAAYDRYGHAAFEQGGMGGQHGFGAGFASSFSDIFEDLFGMAAQRRGTGRERGADLRYNMEITLEEAFLGKTAQIEIPVSVTCESCSGAGAKAGTKPKTCATCGGAGRVRQAQGFFTLERTCPGCHGRGQMIEDPCPSCSGSGRVTRDRTLSVNIPPGVEDGTRIRLAGEGEAGLRGGPPGDLYIFLSLTQHEFFQRDGADLHCRVPISMVTAALGGEFEVPTIDKGKTKVKIPAGTQSARRFRIAAKGMPVLRSRQTGDMYVQVVVETPQNLTKKQQELLAEFEKLSSGATQPEAAGFFTKVKDFFGKAAS, encoded by the coding sequence ATGTCCACGAAGCGCTGCTACTACGAGACCCTGGAAGTCGAACGCGACGCCGACGAGACCAGGCTCAAGGCCGCTTTCCGCAAGCTGGCCATGAAATGGCATCCGGACAAGAATCCGGGTGATGCCTCCAGCGAAGTGAAATTCAAGGAAATCAACGAGGCCTATGAGGTGCTGCGCGACGCCGACAAGCGCGCCGCCTATGACCGCTATGGCCACGCCGCTTTCGAGCAGGGCGGCATGGGCGGCCAGCACGGTTTCGGCGCCGGTTTCGCTTCGTCCTTCTCCGATATCTTCGAGGACCTGTTCGGCATGGCCGCGCAGCGGCGCGGAACGGGGCGCGAGCGCGGCGCCGACCTGCGCTACAACATGGAAATCACGCTCGAAGAGGCGTTCCTGGGCAAGACCGCCCAGATCGAGATTCCGGTTTCGGTGACCTGCGAGTCCTGTTCCGGCGCGGGCGCCAAGGCCGGCACCAAGCCGAAGACCTGTGCGACGTGCGGCGGCGCTGGCCGGGTCCGGCAGGCTCAGGGCTTCTTCACGCTGGAGCGGACCTGCCCCGGCTGTCACGGGCGTGGCCAGATGATCGAAGACCCCTGTCCCTCGTGTTCCGGGTCGGGGCGGGTCACGCGTGACCGCACGCTGTCGGTCAACATCCCGCCGGGTGTCGAGGATGGCACCCGCATCCGCCTCGCCGGCGAGGGTGAGGCAGGCCTGCGCGGCGGACCGCCGGGCGACCTCTACATCTTCCTGTCGCTGACGCAGCATGAGTTCTTCCAGCGCGATGGCGCAGACTTGCACTGTCGTGTGCCAATCTCGATGGTCACGGCGGCGCTGGGCGGCGAATTCGAGGTGCCGACGATCGACAAGGGCAAGACCAAGGTCAAGATTCCCGCCGGCACGCAGTCGGCCCGCCGGTTCCGGATCGCTGCGAAGGGCATGCCCGTGCTGCGCTCGCGCCAGACCGGTGACATGTACGTTCAGGTCGTGGTCGAGACGCCGCAGAATCTGACCAAGAAGCAGCAGGAGCTGCTGGCCGAGTTCGAGAAGCTGTCGTCGGGGGCCACACAGCCCGAAGCCGCCGGTTTCTTCACCAAGGTCAAGGATTTCTTCGGCAAGGCGGCCAGCTGA